A stretch of Blautia liquoris DNA encodes these proteins:
- a CDS encoding ArsR/SmtB family transcription factor: MDSIEVIHVITEPTRFRLLQLLYEHQYCVHALSGKLHISDSAVSQHMRILKKYRIVYGVKIGYQMHYRVDRELVSSLFQEMLDTLARYPREVELTEDCSCDFIEDCFRRDSKILERQGYGK; the protein is encoded by the coding sequence TTGGATTCAATCGAAGTGATTCATGTTATTACGGAACCTACAAGATTTCGATTGCTTCAACTTTTATATGAGCATCAGTATTGTGTACATGCCTTATCCGGAAAACTACATATTTCGGATTCAGCGGTCTCACAGCATATGAGGATACTGAAAAAATATCGGATTGTATATGGTGTGAAAATAGGTTATCAGATGCATTATCGCGTGGACAGAGAATTGGTTTCCAGCCTTTTTCAGGAAATGCTCGATACTTTGGCCAGATACCCCAGGGAAGTTGAATTAACCGAAGATTGTTCGTGTGATTTTATAGAGGATTGTTTCAGAAGAGATTCTAAAATATTGGAGAGACAAGGATATGGAAAATGA
- a CDS encoding LVIVD repeat-containing protein, with the protein MAISKNRRTGFLTKNIDIVGFDDLNGKPGFQMAMQKANGHYYLYATSFRWNGINILDVTDPAHPKKIKWMEGFWADDSIHDGQSTPKMQLADGILVLAHGGTMDVLHGTPKGNTLPFWGGISIWDVKTDPENPKLLSKFHCGGGPGVHRFFYNGGRYIYVTGSCEGYAFFILRIIDIKDPTHPVEVGRWWADEQYLNNAPGGKLPPFGSKEFLNTPQLHACSYRDDIVYMAYQNVGLVLVDVKDRSNPTLIGKVGLNPPFGGGSGGARVHTVLPLGDLPYVLVSTEAERCYYFNGKEDGGMFGRLTTQPMNMLGIVEITDPKNPSLISVFPYPEVPEGYTHGKNFNLVDGLRVPFGPHNSFDAFGPDVYQKYNNRIYTAYFHAGLRVYDTTDVFNPKEIAYCITPDPEKPAFDNEDGTLMPGPLVGIAEDVLVDDRGYIYFDTANDGLYIAKCTV; encoded by the coding sequence ATGGCAATTAGTAAGAATAGACGAACTGGTTTTTTAACCAAAAATATTGATATCGTCGGATTCGACGATTTAAATGGAAAACCCGGATTTCAGATGGCAATGCAGAAAGCCAATGGCCATTATTATCTATATGCCACTTCCTTTCGCTGGAATGGCATCAATATCTTAGATGTAACGGATCCTGCTCATCCGAAAAAGATCAAATGGATGGAGGGTTTCTGGGCAGATGATTCCATCCATGACGGACAATCTACCCCGAAGATGCAGCTCGCAGATGGAATTCTCGTACTTGCTCATGGCGGTACTATGGATGTTCTTCACGGAACACCAAAGGGTAATACGCTTCCATTCTGGGGCGGAATCTCTATCTGGGATGTCAAAACGGATCCTGAAAATCCGAAACTGCTTTCAAAATTCCATTGTGGAGGCGGACCTGGTGTTCACCGTTTCTTCTATAATGGCGGCAGATATATCTATGTCACAGGTTCCTGTGAGGGATATGCATTCTTCATCCTGCGGATCATAGACATCAAGGATCCCACGCATCCGGTAGAAGTCGGACGCTGGTGGGCAGATGAGCAATATCTGAACAACGCTCCGGGAGGAAAGCTTCCTCCATTCGGCTCTAAGGAGTTTTTAAATACCCCCCAGCTTCACGCATGCAGTTATCGTGATGACATTGTATACATGGCATACCAGAATGTCGGTCTGGTACTTGTGGATGTAAAAGACAGATCGAATCCTACTCTGATCGGAAAAGTCGGGCTTAACCCGCCATTCGGAGGCGGCTCCGGCGGTGCACGTGTCCACACCGTGCTTCCTCTGGGAGATCTTCCTTACGTTCTGGTCTCCACGGAAGCCGAGAGATGCTATTATTTCAATGGAAAAGAAGACGGCGGAATGTTCGGAAGGCTCACGACACAGCCGATGAATATGCTGGGAATTGTTGAAATTACTGATCCCAAAAACCCAAGTCTGATTTCTGTATTCCCATATCCGGAAGTTCCGGAAGGATACACACACGGAAAGAACTTCAACCTTGTCGATGGCCTGAGAGTTCCCTTCGGCCCTCACAACTCTTTCGATGCTTTCGGACCGGATGTATACCAGAAATACAACAACCGTATTTATACGGCCTATTTCCATGCCGGGCTGCGTGTATACGATACAACAGATGTATTCAACCCGAAGGAGATTGCATACTGCATCACTCCGGATCCCGAAAAACCAGCCTTCGACAATGAAGACGGAACTCTGATGCCGGGACCACTTGTAGGCATCGCAGAAGACGTACTTGTAGATGACAGAGGTTATATCTACTTCGATACAGCTAATGATGGTCTCTACATCGCAAAATGCACAGTTTAA
- a CDS encoding Uma2 family endonuclease: protein MLSPKQNIITIEEYESLPEDTRAEVFEGQIHYMASPSQVHQAILTELLISISGYIRKKKGNCSMFPAPFDVKLSDQPLTIVQPDILVVCDKDKLDGKRCNGAPDFIIEIVSPGNSSDDYIRKLYYYKKYGVREYWIVDPKRKNITVYYFEGDLLSIPYTFDSVVKVNIYDDLYIDFSDISSRIDF from the coding sequence ATGTTGTCGCCAAAACAGAATATAATTACAATAGAGGAGTATGAGTCTTTGCCGGAAGATACACGCGCAGAAGTTTTTGAAGGACAGATTCATTATATGGCCAGTCCCTCTCAGGTACATCAGGCTATTCTGACTGAATTGCTCATCTCAATCAGCGGTTATATCAGGAAAAAGAAAGGAAACTGTTCTATGTTTCCTGCGCCTTTTGATGTGAAATTATCTGATCAGCCTTTGACGATTGTGCAGCCAGACATCCTAGTTGTATGTGACAAAGATAAACTGGACGGAAAACGCTGTAACGGTGCTCCGGATTTTATCATAGAAATTGTTTCACCTGGAAATTCCTCTGACGATTATATTCGGAAATTGTACTATTATAAGAAATATGGTGTAAGAGAATATTGGATTGTAGATCCAAAACGAAAAAATATCACAGTCTACTACTTCGAGGGAGATCTTTTAAGTATTCCTTATACTTTTGATTCTGTTGTTAAAGTGAATATTTATGATGATTTATATATTGATTTTTCGGATATTTCCAGTCGAATAGATTTTTGA
- a CDS encoding amidohydrolase has translation MKKLIKNAQAIVTCDEKDTVYRDADILIDGQEIIEIGKNLSPDGADEVIDAKNKFVYPGLVNTHHHFFQTFVRNTVKVDYPNMTVPQWLDHIYPVFKLINQDVIYYSSLTAMADLLKHGCTTAFDHQYCYTTNSGKETVDRQMEAAELLGIRYTAGRGTNTLPRSEGSTMPEEMLETTDEFIKDCQRIIETYHDPKKFSKRQIVVAPCQPMNCYKDTFVESIKLARSENVHLHTHLGEGENEVIQQRWGIRSLDWCEKIDFVGEDVWIAHGWELQDDELDRLAGYKTGISHCPAPAVLGGFPILNFNKLLDKGVLVSLGCDGSATNDSSNLLDSLRMAYLMQAFYSKERGGCVQPYELLKMATINGAKTLGRTDIGSLEKGKAADLFMIDTSNLEFTGMWHDPANLLARGGVTGPTWMTMVGGDVVSKEGHLVGIDEEKLAYEGEKVCTNVLRNHCDAF, from the coding sequence ATGAAGAAACTTATCAAAAATGCTCAGGCTATTGTAACTTGCGATGAAAAGGATACGGTTTACCGTGATGCCGACATCTTAATTGACGGACAGGAAATTATAGAAATAGGCAAGAATCTGTCCCCCGATGGTGCTGATGAAGTCATTGATGCCAAAAACAAATTTGTCTATCCGGGCCTTGTCAACACCCACCACCACTTCTTCCAGACATTTGTCCGAAACACAGTAAAAGTAGATTATCCAAACATGACAGTTCCGCAATGGCTGGATCATATCTATCCGGTTTTTAAGCTGATCAATCAGGATGTCATCTACTATTCTTCACTTACAGCTATGGCAGATCTCCTGAAACATGGCTGTACAACGGCCTTTGACCATCAATACTGTTACACTACAAATTCCGGAAAAGAAACCGTAGACCGGCAGATGGAGGCAGCAGAACTTTTGGGCATTCGTTATACAGCAGGCCGTGGAACCAATACTCTTCCAAGAAGTGAGGGAAGTACCATGCCGGAGGAAATGCTCGAAACTACGGATGAATTTATCAAGGACTGTCAGCGGATCATTGAAACATATCACGACCCAAAAAAATTCTCGAAAAGACAAATTGTGGTCGCTCCTTGTCAGCCGATGAACTGTTACAAAGATACCTTTGTTGAATCCATAAAACTTGCCAGAAGTGAGAATGTTCATCTACATACCCATCTGGGAGAAGGCGAAAACGAAGTGATACAACAGCGCTGGGGCATAAGAAGTCTTGACTGGTGCGAAAAGATTGATTTTGTCGGCGAAGATGTCTGGATTGCTCATGGATGGGAATTACAAGATGATGAACTGGATCGCCTTGCAGGGTATAAAACCGGCATTTCCCACTGTCCGGCTCCTGCCGTTCTCGGTGGATTTCCGATCTTAAATTTTAACAAGCTGCTTGACAAAGGCGTCCTTGTAAGCCTCGGATGCGATGGCTCTGCGACAAATGATAGTTCTAATCTTTTGGATTCGCTTCGGATGGCTTATCTAATGCAGGCCTTTTACAGCAAAGAACGTGGCGGTTGTGTCCAGCCATATGAACTACTGAAGATGGCAACCATCAACGGTGCAAAAACTCTTGGAAGAACTGATATCGGTTCTCTGGAAAAGGGAAAAGCGGCTGATCTGTTCATGATCGATACAAGCAATCTTGAGTTTACCGGCATGTGGCATGACCCTGCAAACCTTCTCGCCAGAGGCGGTGTGACCGGGCCAACCTGGATGACGATGGTTGGTGGCGACGTTGTCTCAAAAGAAGGACATCTGGTAGGCATTGACGAGGAAAAGCTCGCATACGAAGGGGAAAAAGTATGTACGAATGTCCTCAGAAACCATTGTGATGCATTTTAG
- a CDS encoding YczE/YyaS/YitT family protein — protein sequence MNINKENSKTFLINTLRICLGLFITGIGTAMMYLVNWGSAPAATIGDGVHVAFHMSYGTAGILVNILFLIVLVFLDRSLISIGTILATFFLGIFIDVGVFLIQPFYTDTFSVPAKAAILVLGGIITAIGLGSYVGVNFGIGAIDGMSVALNKKFNIPFTVCRWGVDILITLVGIALGGAWGAGTVVSVIITGPIMQVVIKYSQEFRKKHLK from the coding sequence ATGAATATAAATAAGGAAAACAGTAAAACATTTTTAATAAACACGTTACGAATATGTCTTGGCCTATTTATCACAGGAATTGGCACTGCTATGATGTATCTCGTGAACTGGGGAAGTGCACCTGCCGCAACCATTGGCGACGGTGTCCATGTTGCATTTCATATGAGTTATGGTACTGCGGGCATACTGGTCAATATACTATTTCTTATTGTGCTTGTATTTCTTGACCGATCACTGATCAGTATTGGAACAATACTGGCAACGTTCTTCCTGGGAATTTTTATTGATGTCGGTGTGTTTCTGATACAGCCTTTTTATACCGACACTTTTTCTGTCCCTGCAAAAGCAGCCATTCTTGTGCTGGGCGGTATCATCACCGCTATAGGGCTCGGATCTTATGTAGGAGTAAACTTTGGAATCGGAGCCATTGATGGAATGTCCGTGGCATTAAACAAAAAATTCAACATCCCATTTACTGTATGCCGCTGGGGTGTGGATATTTTAATTACGCTTGTAGGAATAGCCCTTGGCGGGGCATGGGGAGCCGGAACTGTTGTCTCTGTCATCATCACTGGCCCAATTATGCAAGTTGTGATAAAATATTCGCAGGAGTTCCGTAAGAAACATTTGAAATAA
- a CDS encoding MerR family transcriptional regulator, which translates to MEDKIYSIGEMSKLFNLSVQTLRYYDKINLFVPEYRDSNGYRKYRFEQIYKLAAICHMKKIGYPLKRIAEIMNSRNVDTSQSEMKNRLHYVAQEIKYLQNTEEVLNRKIAFIDREVPNSNSQLGDSIQDYQTRYYIPIGTEETLYKDKSFYLNPTIVFYNDKGDRKFGAYLGTAKELKSKDESLNSIRSGKYLCVWHKGGYDTIWQHVLEIRRKYRNLKLENWSVHFNIVDQFIEKNPDHYLTKLQIPIKK; encoded by the coding sequence ATGGAAGATAAAATCTATAGTATTGGAGAGATGAGTAAGCTTTTCAACTTGAGTGTTCAAACTCTTCGCTATTACGATAAAATCAATTTATTCGTGCCAGAATACAGAGACTCAAATGGATATCGGAAATATCGGTTTGAACAGATCTATAAGCTGGCCGCAATCTGTCATATGAAAAAGATTGGGTATCCCTTAAAGCGAATTGCTGAAATCATGAACAGCCGGAATGTAGATACCTCTCAAAGCGAAATGAAAAACCGGCTTCATTATGTAGCGCAAGAAATTAAATATTTACAGAATACGGAAGAAGTACTCAACAGAAAAATTGCGTTTATCGACAGAGAGGTGCCGAATAGTAACTCCCAATTGGGCGATTCCATACAAGACTATCAAACCCGTTATTATATCCCAATCGGAACTGAAGAAACATTATACAAAGATAAATCCTTTTATCTCAATCCCACGATTGTTTTTTATAATGATAAGGGAGATCGAAAGTTTGGAGCTTATCTTGGGACAGCAAAAGAATTAAAATCCAAAGACGAGAGTCTAAACAGTATTCGGTCGGGGAAATATCTGTGTGTATGGCACAAGGGCGGATATGACACCATCTGGCAGCACGTGCTGGAAATACGCAGGAAATATAGAAATCTTAAACTTGAAAACTGGTCTGTCCATTTTAATATAGTAGACCAGTTTATAGAGAAAAACCCGGATCATTATCTTACAAAACTTCAAATTCCGATAAAAAAATAA
- a CDS encoding LCP family protein, producing MKRKKKKKMPLGVKILIAVLLVVVIVIGAGYAYAQHTLGKINKVTAEDNQKIDPSKETFETDEDMANEANSELQEIAPEDVTWPDLTEDIMKDKDVVNIMLIGQDRREGQGRQRSDSMMMATINKKKNTIQVTSFMRDLYVQIPGYSDNRMNAAYQFGGMELLDQVVEKNFGVHIDGNIEVDFEGFQSCIDLLGGIDLELSQKEADYITGKDQNVLYPQPRREDWDLSEGMNHMNGEQALVHARNRSIGNSDYERTNRQREVLMAAFDKAKKSDVNTILKLIDKGFPLLTTDLSHGDIMGYAMAVLTMGVNNVESYRIPQDGAFSPAIIRKMQVLVPDLENCRSYLQEKLY from the coding sequence ATGAAACGAAAGAAAAAAAAGAAGATGCCTTTGGGTGTCAAAATTCTGATTGCAGTGCTTTTGGTTGTTGTAATTGTTATTGGGGCTGGTTATGCCTATGCGCAGCATACACTCGGCAAGATTAATAAGGTGACCGCGGAGGACAACCAAAAGATTGATCCTTCCAAGGAGACATTTGAAACGGATGAGGATATGGCAAATGAAGCCAATAGTGAACTGCAGGAGATTGCACCTGAGGATGTAACGTGGCCGGATCTTACAGAGGACATTATGAAGGATAAAGATGTCGTAAATATCATGCTGATCGGGCAGGATAGGAGAGAAGGGCAGGGAAGACAGCGCTCTGATTCTATGATGATGGCCACAATCAATAAGAAGAAGAATACAATACAGGTTACTTCTTTTATGCGTGATTTATATGTTCAGATTCCCGGTTACAGCGACAATCGTATGAATGCAGCGTATCAGTTTGGTGGAATGGAACTTCTGGATCAGGTGGTAGAGAAGAATTTCGGTGTTCATATTGATGGGAATATAGAAGTGGATTTCGAGGGATTTCAGTCTTGCATTGATCTGCTTGGCGGCATTGATCTGGAACTCTCACAAAAGGAAGCGGACTATATAACGGGAAAAGATCAAAATGTTTTATATCCTCAGCCGAGACGGGAGGATTGGGATCTGAGTGAGGGCATGAATCATATGAACGGAGAGCAGGCCCTTGTTCATGCGAGAAACCGTTCGATCGGAAACTCTGATTATGAAAGAACAAACCGGCAGAGAGAAGTATTGATGGCAGCGTTTGATAAGGCGAAGAAATCGGATGTAAACACAATCTTAAAGTTGATTGATAAAGGTTTTCCACTTCTGACAACAGATCTGTCACATGGAGATATTATGGGATATGCGATGGCTGTTCTCACGATGGGTGTAAATAATGTGGAAAGTTATCGAATTCCTCAGGATGGCGCATTCAGTCCGGCTATCATTCGAAAGATGCAGGTACTTGTGCCGGATCTTGAAAACTGCAGATCATATCTTCAGGAAAAACTGTATTAA
- a CDS encoding aldo/keto reductase — protein sequence MKTFNLSKDLQEVSRVGLGCMRIDSLSSDRVHAIIETALENGINFFDHADIYGGGKSEEVFGKALTPSLRGKMYIQTKCGIRPGISFDFSKKHIIESVDGSLKRLGTDHVDSLLLHRPDALMEPEEVAEAFDELTKAGKVNTFGVSNQNPMQMELLNSYCDNRIKIDQIQMSVAHCPTIDAGINVNIHSDAGCDRDGGILEYSRLKRITLQAWSPFQYGMFEGVFIGSDKYPKLNETLTRLAKKYDVTENAVAVAWLLRHPAGIQVIVGTTGLEHIRGICKAPGVELTREEWYELYLSAGKILP from the coding sequence ATGAAAACATTTAATCTAAGTAAGGACTTACAGGAAGTATCGCGTGTTGGACTGGGTTGTATGAGAATTGACAGTTTATCGTCTGATAGGGTTCATGCAATCATAGAGACGGCATTAGAGAACGGGATTAACTTCTTTGATCATGCGGATATATATGGCGGGGGGAAGTCGGAAGAGGTGTTTGGAAAAGCCCTAACACCCAGTTTAAGAGGTAAGATGTATATTCAGACAAAATGTGGAATCAGACCTGGAATTAGTTTCGATTTTTCGAAGAAACATATTATCGAATCAGTAGATGGGAGTCTAAAAAGACTGGGCACGGATCATGTGGACAGCTTGTTACTTCACAGACCTGATGCACTGATGGAACCGGAAGAAGTTGCAGAGGCATTTGATGAGCTTACGAAGGCTGGAAAAGTGAACACTTTTGGTGTCAGCAACCAGAATCCAATGCAGATGGAGCTGTTGAACAGCTATTGTGATAACCGAATTAAAATTGATCAGATTCAGATGAGCGTCGCTCATTGCCCGACCATTGATGCGGGAATAAATGTAAATATACACAGTGATGCAGGATGTGACAGGGACGGTGGAATTCTCGAATATTCGAGATTGAAAAGAATCACACTTCAGGCGTGGTCCCCGTTTCAGTATGGGATGTTTGAAGGAGTGTTTATAGGCAGTGATAAGTATCCAAAACTAAATGAAACTTTGACCAGGTTAGCTAAGAAATATGATGTCACGGAAAACGCAGTCGCGGTTGCGTGGCTGCTGCGCCATCCGGCAGGGATACAGGTCATTGTCGGTACAACGGGGCTTGAGCATATCAGAGGAATTTGTAAAGCTCCAGGTGTGGAATTGACAAGAGAAGAGTGGTATGAACTTTATCTGTCAGCCGGAAAGATTCTTCCATAA